The following proteins come from a genomic window of Miscanthus floridulus cultivar M001 chromosome 2, ASM1932011v1, whole genome shotgun sequence:
- the LOC136538828 gene encoding glutamyl-tRNA reductase, chloroplastic, with protein sequence MMASTASATAAAVAFGAAAKPRGSSSAPCARVAAGGRRRSGVVVRCDAGVEAQVQAVAKAASIAALEQFKISADRYMKERSSIAVIGLSVHTAPVEMREKLAVAEELWPRAIQELTSLNHIEEAAVLSTCNRMEIYVVALSWNRGIREVVDWMSKKSGIPASELREHLFMLRDSDATRHLFEVSAGLDSLVLGEGQILAQVKQVVRSGQNSGGLGKNIDRMFKDAITAGKRVRSETNISSGAVSVSSAAVELALMKLPKSEALSARMLLIGAGKMGKLVIKHLIAKGCKKVVVVNRSVERVDAIREETKDIEIMYRPLSEMYEAAAEADIVFTSTASETPLFTKEHADALPTISDAMGGVRLFIDISVPRNVSACVSEIGSARVYNVDDLKEVVEANKEDRLRKAMEAQTIITEELKRFEAWRDSLETVPTIKKLRSYADRIRASELEKCLQKIGDDVLTKKMRRAIEELSTGIVNKLLHGPLQHLRCDGSNSRTLDETLENMHALNRIFSLDTEKAIIEQKIKAKVEKTQN encoded by the exons ATGATGGCGAGCACGGCGTCAgcgaccgccgccgccgtggcatTTGGGGCTGCCGCCAAGCCGCGGGGATCGTCGTCGGCTCCCTGCGCAAGGGTGGCCGCCGGCGGCAGGCGGCGCTCCGGGGTGGTGGTGCGGTGCGACGCCGGCGTGGAGGCCCAGGTGCAGGCGGTGGCCAAGGCGGCCAGCATCGCCGCGCTCGAGCAGTTCAAGATCTCCGCCGACC GGTACATGAAGGAAAGGAGTAGCATAGCTGTGATTGGCCTTAGTGTGCACACAGCACCAGTGGAGATGCGTGAAAAACTTGCGGTTGCAGAGGAACTATGGCCCCGTGCTATTCAAGAACTTACGAGTCTAAACCATATTGAAGAGGCTGCTGTTCTTAGTACCTGTAATAGAATGGAAATTTATGTGGTGGCCCTATCATGGAACCGAGGTATCAGAGAAGTAGTGGACTGGATGTCAAAG AAAAGTGGTATTCCTGCTTCTGAGCTTAGGGAGCACCTGTTCATGCTGCGTGACAGTGATGCTACACGCCATCTGTTTGAGGTATCAGCTGGGCTGGACTCTTTGGTTCTCGGTGAAGGACAAATCCTTGCTCAAGTTAAACAAGTTGTGAGAAGTGGACAAAACAGTGGAGGCCTGGGAAAGAACATTGATAGAATGTTCAAGGATGCAATTACAGCTGGAAAGCGTGTGCGTTCTGAGACTAACATATCATCTGGTGCTGTTTCTGTCAGTTCAGCGGCAGTTGAATTGGCCCTGATGAAGCTTCCAAAGTCTGAAGCCCTGTCAGCTAGGATGCTTTTGATTGGTGCTGGCAAAATGGGAAAATTAGTGATCAAACATCTGATTGCCAAAGGATGCAAGAAGGTGGTTGTGGTCAACCGTTCAGTGGAAAGGGTGGATGCAATCCGCGAGGAGACGAAAGATATTGAGATTATGTACAGGCCGCTCTCAGAGATGTATGAAGCTGCAGCTGAAGCTGACATCGTGTTCACGAGCACTGCATCTGAAACCCCATTGTTCACAAAAGAGCACGCAGATGCACTTCCCACTATTTCTGATGCCATGGGTGGTGTTCGGCTTTTCATCGACATATCTGTCCCAAGGAATGTGAGTGCGTGTGTCTCTGAAATTGGCTCCGCACGAGTATACAATGTTGATGACCTGAAAGAGGTGGTGGAAGCCAACAAGGAAGACCGTCTCAGGAAGGCAATGGAGGCGCAGACAATCATCACTGAAGAGCTGAAACGGTTTGAGGCATGGAGGGACTCTCTGGAGACCGTTCCAACCATCAAGAAGCTGAGGTCATATGCCGACAGGATCCGGGCCTCGGAGCTCGAGAAGTGCCTACAGAAGATCGGGGATGACGTTCTCACCAAGAAGATGAGGAGAGCTATCGAGGAGCTAAGCACCGGCATTGTGAACAAGCTCCTCCACGGTCCGCTGCAGCACCTGAGGTGTGACGGCAGTAACAGCCGCACCCTTGATGAGACGCTCGAGAACATGCACGCTCTCAACCGGATTTTCAGCCTCGACACTGAGAAGGCGATCATCGAGCAGAAGATCAAGGCTAAGGTGGAGAAGACCCAAAATTGA